A genomic region of Raphanus sativus cultivar WK10039 chromosome 6, ASM80110v3, whole genome shotgun sequence contains the following coding sequences:
- the LOC108813869 gene encoding uncharacterized protein LOC108813869 has protein sequence MIREQKEFITQILTEASNFRGIQVTDDDDCLVKLQGIIERVQYLPNLENSALSDVSEDFIRLPSSVTRDFEIVQLMLVKSTQSASFEPKFHDNYLAFLEKVGLDSLYKEVLLTTCVISKALLSPQNLSHPRLNQVSPGRTLPSSETLLLVLKSLGAWLGKFIVTTKGSLSKFDIDLKSLVVEAYQLGLLSKTLPFVLEFLEPCSKSPFYTHSNPWTMMILKLLYEIYMMSNMQDNLRLSIEGLLEKFGVLEQLKPSSILQKKHRKRDRSDVHIPMAKAIKNPLDSAPDRVDLLRYSRDKFSEEFLVTIKTSRSFIGNYGELERKMKDLVLQILKKIGPLLIKLAATVAHERAKAAFFMYHNGRADWSETWTYFNYKKKSGCLAKEFTQHTGEIFLRGWMSYLVGDLLQKHDFAYGLQHAIVEGVIDDNLKFMCERLGECAELEANGYFEIQRKSWGLTSHENLVYEISRELVKDVTVDAMSKFLKNVKNSEEEKLASLFKVVCDQFNFQKDPPSICMYTKKMAYLDPLLKGKNGRMQDLMHVLEYFCRNSSFTRGLEDLLVDGFRRTGYLSESVIMEWFEQGRSRAENKAQLFEYLRDLSYQLILDQLLSQL, from the exons ATGATCCGGGAGCAGAAG GAATTTATCACTCAAATCTTAACTGAAGCATCAAATTTCAGAGGCATACAA GTaacagatgatgatgattgttTAGTAAAACTACAGGGCATCATAGAACGAGTTCAGTATCTTCCTAATTTAGAGAATTCGGCTCTGTCTGATGTTTCTGAAGATTTTATTAGACTCCCATCGTCAGTTACCCGAGACTTCGAGATTGTTCAACTCATGCTAGTGAAAAG taCCCAAAGTGCTAGTTTTGAGCCAAAGTTTCATGACAATTACCTAGCCTTTCTTGAGAAAGTTGGTCTCGATTCATTGTACAAAGAGGTCCTACTAACTACTTGTGTGATTTCCAAG GCTCTCTTGTCTCCTCAAAATCTGTCACACCCAAGGCTCAACCAAGTATCCCCAGGCCGTACTCTACCATCTTCAGAAACTTTACTACTTGTTCTTAAAAGTCTAGGTGCATGGCTTGGGAAGTTTATCGTCACTACTAAGGGGTCTTTGTCAAAGTTTGACATAGACCTCAAGTCCTTGGTAGTTGAG gCCTACCAACTTGGTTTATTGTCTAAAACCCTCCCTTTTGTTCTGGAG TTCTTGGAGCCTTGCAGCAAAAGTCCTTTCTACACACATTCAAATCCATGGACAATGATGATTCTCAAGCTTTTATATGAGATTTACATGATGTCAAACATGCAAGATAATCTTCGCTTGAGCATTGAG GGATTGTTGGAGAAGTTTGGTGTTTTGGAACAACTAAAGCCATCTTCCATACTGCAAAAAAAGCACAGAAAAAGGGATCGCAGTGATGTTCATATTCCCATGGCCAAAGCAATAAAAAACCCGCTTGATAGTGCACCTGATCGCGTT GACCTCCTCAGGTATTCAAGAGATAAATTCTCCGAGGAGTTTCTTGTTACCATTAAGACATCGAGATCTTTTATTGGAAATTACGGAGAGCTTGAAAG GAAAATGAAAGATCTCGTGctgcaaattttgaaaaaaattggaCCACTGCTTATCAAACTTGCTGCGACTGTTGCACACGAGCGCGCCAAGGCAGCTTTTTTTATG TATCACAATGGTAGAGCGGATTGGAGTGAGACTTGGACATACttcaattacaaaaaaaaatctgggtGTCTGGCTAAAGAATTTACTCAACACACGGGCGAG ATATTTCTCCGCGGCTGGATGTCATATCTCGTTGGGGACTTACTTCAGAAACATGATTTTGCATATGGTCTTCAACACGCAATAGTTGAAGGTGTGATTGACGACAACCTTAAATTCATGTGCGAGAGACTTGGAGAGTGTGCTGAACTGGAG GCAAATGGATACTTTGAGATACAAAGGAAATCATGGGGGCTAACAAGTCATGAAAATCTCGTGTATGAAATATCTCGTGAGTTGGTGAAAGATGTTACTGTCGATGCTATGAGCAAATTcctgaaaaatgttaaaaactcTGAGGAAGAAAAACTAGCTTCATTATTCAAGGTCGTGTGCGACCAATTTAATTTCCAGAAAGATCCCCCTAGTATTTGTATGTATACAAAGAAGATGGCGTACCTGGATCCTCTGTTGAAAGGAAAAAACGGAAGAATGCAAGATCTGATGCACGTGCTGGAGTATTTCTGCAGAAACTCTAGTTTCACGAGGGGGCTGGAAGATTTACTCGTTGATGGTTTCCGTAGAACAGGGTATTTAAGCGAGTCGGTAATTATGGAATGGTTTGAACAAGGTCGTTCAAGGGCTGAAAATAAAGCTCAGCTGTTTGAATATCTTAGAGATCTATCGTATCAGCTGATTCTCGATCAGCTTTTGAGTCAgctataa